A genomic window from Vanessa cardui chromosome Z, ilVanCard2.1, whole genome shotgun sequence includes:
- the LOC124543067 gene encoding protein angel homolog 2 isoform X2, producing MALFTSIYSRLTFENINHYSTVVKQFTNLSCKRKTCFTWNSQQSLLNPIVCSGVQWRLLANIKKRFRNKKSYVDSNVAKIPKQMSESLQPTLNHISYGGQFEISEEVNTSNEWRKQSSSCNNTSCNVPTDFRIWESAGTNNEKSNGYRFKVMSYNVLAQYLLECHPYLYKECSPRNLKWRVRSARIYDEILSLSPDILCLQEVQVSHLSSFYVKLEELGYFGIYKQKTGDRHDGCAIYFKQCHFDMLDHVTVEYYQPEMPILNRDNIGLMVKLRPKASPCTPIVVATTHLLYNPKRTDVRLAQMQVLLAEIDRFAYDSSAKGSYLPIILTGDFNSSPDSAVIKLLDKGHIRAGALRDNSDWKKIGVTDNCQHLSVYLNRHKGIAPDYSMLKIFNSDYSINTQREDTSPIPDHSEMFNSGTIGHPLKLTSVYNTVKSDGRLEATTFQDYWITVDYIYFSHCKSLKLLERLRLPSEGECDVLGRLPNDQYGSDHLALAALFEIKPTMSSL from the exons ATGGCTTTATTTACATCcat ATACTCAAGACTCACATTTgagaatattaatcattattcaaCTGTTGTGAAACAGTTTACAAATTTAAGCTGTAAAAGAAAGACATGTTTTACATGGAACAGTCAGCAATCATTGCTCAATCCTATTGTTTGCTCCGGTGTACAGTGGCGGCTGTTAGCCAATATAAAGAAGAGATTTCGGAACAAGAAATCGTATGTTGATTCCAATGTAGCAAAGATACCCAAGCAAATGAGTGAGTCATTGCAACCTACTTTGAATCACATCAGCTATGGAGGACAATTTGAAAT TTCAGAGGAAGTTAATACTTCCAATGAATGGCGGAAACAGTCCAGTTCATGCAACAATACATCATGTAATGTACCAACTGATTTCCGGATATGGGAGTCAGCAGGAACTAATAATGAGAAATCAAACG GTTATAGATTTAAAGTGATGTCCTACAATGTCCTGGCGCAGTATTTACTCGAGTGCCACCCGTATCTCTATAAGGAATGCTCGCCTAGGAATCTTAAATGGAGAGTTCGTTCTGCCAGGATTTACGACGAGATCTTAAGTTTATCACCTGAT ATTTTATGCCTTCAAGAGGTACAAGTATCCCATTTGAGTAGTTTCTATGTAAAATTGGAAGAGCTgggatattttggtatatacaaGCAGAAGACTGGTGACAGACATGATGGCTGTGCGATTTATTTCAAGCAGTGTCATTTTGACATGCTCGATCATGTTAcc GTGGAGTACTATCAGCCAGAAATGCCTATCCTCAACCGGGACAACATAGGACTAATGGTGAAATTACGACCGAAAGCGTCGCCATGTACACCCATTGTGGTCGCCACAACCCACCTCTTGTATAATCCTAAGAGAACCGATGTACGCCTGGCACAAATGCAAGTACTCTTGGCAGAAATCGACCGCTTTGCTTACGATAGTAGCGCAAAAGG GTCCTATTTGCCAATAATCCTGACGGGAGATTTTAATTCAAGTCCAGACAGTGCAGTTATAAAGTTATTAGACAAAGGGCATATTAG GGCTGGTGCATTGAGGGATAATTCAGACTGGAAGAAAATTGGCGTTACTGACAACTGTCAACATCTTTCTGTCTATTTGAACAGGCATAAAGGGATCGCTCCCGATTACAGTATGCTAAAG ATATTCAATTCCGATTACTCGATAAACACTCAAAGGGAAGACACGTCTCCGATCCCGGATCACAGCGAGATGTTCAATAGCGGGACGATCGGTCACCCTTTGAAATTGACATCGGTCTACAACACAGTGAAAAGTGACGGTCGGTTAGAGGCTACCACGTTCCAAGATTATTGGATCACCgtcgattatatttattttag TCATTGCAAATCCCTCAAGCTCTTGGAAAGGCTTCGACTACCTTCGGAAGGAGAGTGTGACGTCCTCGGAAGACTCCCAAACGACCAATACGGCTCCGACCATCTCGCCCTCGCAGCGCTATTCGAAATCAAACCTACCATGTCTTCCCTGTAA
- the LOC124543067 gene encoding protein angel homolog 2 isoform X1, translating into MLKLTHHFCRYSRLTFENINHYSTVVKQFTNLSCKRKTCFTWNSQQSLLNPIVCSGVQWRLLANIKKRFRNKKSYVDSNVAKIPKQMSESLQPTLNHISYGGQFEISEEVNTSNEWRKQSSSCNNTSCNVPTDFRIWESAGTNNEKSNGYRFKVMSYNVLAQYLLECHPYLYKECSPRNLKWRVRSARIYDEILSLSPDILCLQEVQVSHLSSFYVKLEELGYFGIYKQKTGDRHDGCAIYFKQCHFDMLDHVTVEYYQPEMPILNRDNIGLMVKLRPKASPCTPIVVATTHLLYNPKRTDVRLAQMQVLLAEIDRFAYDSSAKGSYLPIILTGDFNSSPDSAVIKLLDKGHIRAGALRDNSDWKKIGVTDNCQHLSVYLNRHKGIAPDYSMLKIFNSDYSINTQREDTSPIPDHSEMFNSGTIGHPLKLTSVYNTVKSDGRLEATTFQDYWITVDYIYFSHCKSLKLLERLRLPSEGECDVLGRLPNDQYGSDHLALAALFEIKPTMSSL; encoded by the exons ATGCTGAAATTGACACACCATTTTTGCAGATACTCAAGACTCACATTTgagaatattaatcattattcaaCTGTTGTGAAACAGTTTACAAATTTAAGCTGTAAAAGAAAGACATGTTTTACATGGAACAGTCAGCAATCATTGCTCAATCCTATTGTTTGCTCCGGTGTACAGTGGCGGCTGTTAGCCAATATAAAGAAGAGATTTCGGAACAAGAAATCGTATGTTGATTCCAATGTAGCAAAGATACCCAAGCAAATGAGTGAGTCATTGCAACCTACTTTGAATCACATCAGCTATGGAGGACAATTTGAAAT TTCAGAGGAAGTTAATACTTCCAATGAATGGCGGAAACAGTCCAGTTCATGCAACAATACATCATGTAATGTACCAACTGATTTCCGGATATGGGAGTCAGCAGGAACTAATAATGAGAAATCAAACG GTTATAGATTTAAAGTGATGTCCTACAATGTCCTGGCGCAGTATTTACTCGAGTGCCACCCGTATCTCTATAAGGAATGCTCGCCTAGGAATCTTAAATGGAGAGTTCGTTCTGCCAGGATTTACGACGAGATCTTAAGTTTATCACCTGAT ATTTTATGCCTTCAAGAGGTACAAGTATCCCATTTGAGTAGTTTCTATGTAAAATTGGAAGAGCTgggatattttggtatatacaaGCAGAAGACTGGTGACAGACATGATGGCTGTGCGATTTATTTCAAGCAGTGTCATTTTGACATGCTCGATCATGTTAcc GTGGAGTACTATCAGCCAGAAATGCCTATCCTCAACCGGGACAACATAGGACTAATGGTGAAATTACGACCGAAAGCGTCGCCATGTACACCCATTGTGGTCGCCACAACCCACCTCTTGTATAATCCTAAGAGAACCGATGTACGCCTGGCACAAATGCAAGTACTCTTGGCAGAAATCGACCGCTTTGCTTACGATAGTAGCGCAAAAGG GTCCTATTTGCCAATAATCCTGACGGGAGATTTTAATTCAAGTCCAGACAGTGCAGTTATAAAGTTATTAGACAAAGGGCATATTAG GGCTGGTGCATTGAGGGATAATTCAGACTGGAAGAAAATTGGCGTTACTGACAACTGTCAACATCTTTCTGTCTATTTGAACAGGCATAAAGGGATCGCTCCCGATTACAGTATGCTAAAG ATATTCAATTCCGATTACTCGATAAACACTCAAAGGGAAGACACGTCTCCGATCCCGGATCACAGCGAGATGTTCAATAGCGGGACGATCGGTCACCCTTTGAAATTGACATCGGTCTACAACACAGTGAAAAGTGACGGTCGGTTAGAGGCTACCACGTTCCAAGATTATTGGATCACCgtcgattatatttattttag TCATTGCAAATCCCTCAAGCTCTTGGAAAGGCTTCGACTACCTTCGGAAGGAGAGTGTGACGTCCTCGGAAGACTCCCAAACGACCAATACGGCTCCGACCATCTCGCCCTCGCAGCGCTATTCGAAATCAAACCTACCATGTCTTCCCTGTAA
- the LOC124543067 gene encoding protein angel homolog 2 isoform X3 — protein MSESLQPTLNHISYGGQFEISEEVNTSNEWRKQSSSCNNTSCNVPTDFRIWESAGTNNEKSNGYRFKVMSYNVLAQYLLECHPYLYKECSPRNLKWRVRSARIYDEILSLSPDILCLQEVQVSHLSSFYVKLEELGYFGIYKQKTGDRHDGCAIYFKQCHFDMLDHVTVEYYQPEMPILNRDNIGLMVKLRPKASPCTPIVVATTHLLYNPKRTDVRLAQMQVLLAEIDRFAYDSSAKGSYLPIILTGDFNSSPDSAVIKLLDKGHIRAGALRDNSDWKKIGVTDNCQHLSVYLNRHKGIAPDYSMLKIFNSDYSINTQREDTSPIPDHSEMFNSGTIGHPLKLTSVYNTVKSDGRLEATTFQDYWITVDYIYFSHCKSLKLLERLRLPSEGECDVLGRLPNDQYGSDHLALAALFEIKPTMSSL, from the exons ATGAGTGAGTCATTGCAACCTACTTTGAATCACATCAGCTATGGAGGACAATTTGAAAT TTCAGAGGAAGTTAATACTTCCAATGAATGGCGGAAACAGTCCAGTTCATGCAACAATACATCATGTAATGTACCAACTGATTTCCGGATATGGGAGTCAGCAGGAACTAATAATGAGAAATCAAACG GTTATAGATTTAAAGTGATGTCCTACAATGTCCTGGCGCAGTATTTACTCGAGTGCCACCCGTATCTCTATAAGGAATGCTCGCCTAGGAATCTTAAATGGAGAGTTCGTTCTGCCAGGATTTACGACGAGATCTTAAGTTTATCACCTGAT ATTTTATGCCTTCAAGAGGTACAAGTATCCCATTTGAGTAGTTTCTATGTAAAATTGGAAGAGCTgggatattttggtatatacaaGCAGAAGACTGGTGACAGACATGATGGCTGTGCGATTTATTTCAAGCAGTGTCATTTTGACATGCTCGATCATGTTAcc GTGGAGTACTATCAGCCAGAAATGCCTATCCTCAACCGGGACAACATAGGACTAATGGTGAAATTACGACCGAAAGCGTCGCCATGTACACCCATTGTGGTCGCCACAACCCACCTCTTGTATAATCCTAAGAGAACCGATGTACGCCTGGCACAAATGCAAGTACTCTTGGCAGAAATCGACCGCTTTGCTTACGATAGTAGCGCAAAAGG GTCCTATTTGCCAATAATCCTGACGGGAGATTTTAATTCAAGTCCAGACAGTGCAGTTATAAAGTTATTAGACAAAGGGCATATTAG GGCTGGTGCATTGAGGGATAATTCAGACTGGAAGAAAATTGGCGTTACTGACAACTGTCAACATCTTTCTGTCTATTTGAACAGGCATAAAGGGATCGCTCCCGATTACAGTATGCTAAAG ATATTCAATTCCGATTACTCGATAAACACTCAAAGGGAAGACACGTCTCCGATCCCGGATCACAGCGAGATGTTCAATAGCGGGACGATCGGTCACCCTTTGAAATTGACATCGGTCTACAACACAGTGAAAAGTGACGGTCGGTTAGAGGCTACCACGTTCCAAGATTATTGGATCACCgtcgattatatttattttag TCATTGCAAATCCCTCAAGCTCTTGGAAAGGCTTCGACTACCTTCGGAAGGAGAGTGTGACGTCCTCGGAAGACTCCCAAACGACCAATACGGCTCCGACCATCTCGCCCTCGCAGCGCTATTCGAAATCAAACCTACCATGTCTTCCCTGTAA